CAGTGGTGGTGAGGAAAAACCGCCACTAGGATCTGGCCTCTACTGCTTAATTCCTTTGGCCGTGGCAGTTTCAAGTCCATTGTCAATAGGGGATGGTCAAATTAACCTGTCAATAACCCATTGGTTTCTTCGCTCTgtgagagggggggggggggaaccAGCTTTGGCTCCtatggtttttctttttctattttccccaGCATATTTTAGAGATATGTAGATATGAAAGtctataattatatattactGCTTCTCACAGTGCATTTCTCTATATAAGACCGAGAAGAAATGAGTAATCTTGTGAGAATCCCTATGAAGGTTGTTGCTTGGGTCTATGGTTCATTAGAGAGTTTTCATCCTCTCATTTCACAGATATAATGGATTCTCGTGGTCATATGTCAACTATAAGCCGAAAAGAAAGAGGTCATCCTTGAAATTCTCAAGGAGGTTGTTCGGATGCATGGAACTATGGAAGTGCGTCAAGTATCTCATATCTATATCTTACTATCTTTTGAATCGTCTGAATAATTGTGTTTTATGTTGTGGGCTAAGAGATGATGCGTCAAATCTTTTTTAATCAAAAGCAGAAACATGGCAAGCTTTTCGAATAATCTGAATAATTGCATTATGTGATGTGGAATAAGAGATGATCCGTCAAATCTTTTTGAAGTGAAAATGGAAACATTGCCAGGATTTTTGAATCGTCTAAATAATTTGTATTATGTGATGTATCATAAGATATGATCCGTTGAATCTTTTCGATATGAAAATGGAAACATGTCACTGCTTTCATTCTATTTTCTGCGGAATAAAAGATTATGCATGGAGTCAGCGCATCTCATGAAATTTTTGGATTTAAAGCGTTCAATTACAAAGCAATTCTCCTTACCACTTAAAACACAATCTCGTAAACAAAACATATCAAGCATATAGTTATATGCAAACATGTAGTTTCTTATCCTTTAAGACCCGCCCCCCGCCCGCCCCTCGTGACTCCCCAGTTGTTCCCCTACCTTGGGTGACCTAGGAGCCTTGGTGCTTGCGGTCTCTCTCCTTCCAAGCACAATGAGGGTTTTGTCCTGACACCCTTGTGCGTGGTTGCACGACGAGTTGGGGCGGCGGCCCTCAAGGTGGTACGACGGCGGGACATGGTGGTGTGACAGGCTTGGGCCACGCAGGGCAACAAAGCTATTGTTGGGTGGCGTGCCCAGATCTATGCGGTCGGCGGTGTTGTTGTTGGGTGAGGAGTGGCTTCCCGTGCAGCAATTTCTCCGCCTGAGTGCCCAGATCCATGCGGGCTGCAAGTTGCGAGCAATGTGAGGGTGGCGCCACCTGTGTAGAAGTGACGATGGTATATGTGTAGGGGCATGGTAGTTTGGTCCTGCATGGCCGACGTTAGCGGATCTAGGGTATTTCCTTTCGGGCTgagcaagaagaaaaaatagatGATCCGTCGATTCATTTCGAAGCGAAAACAGACACATGCTGCTGATTACTATTCTACAGGGAATAAATGAGTATAAATGTAGTCGATGCGTCACGAGGAATTTGGATTTGAAGCGTCTCATTAGTTGGCGGCGGTTACAATATAGGCAGACGTAGCTCCCTGCCGCTTAAACCACACTCCCGTAAACAAACTCTAATTCAGTTCTAATTACTTGCAGATTTCATGTCTAGTGTCATATTCTTTTCTACAAATCTTGGAGATTAGTTGAGTGTGTTGAAAGTTCCTACACCTTCTCAAAACTATATCTATAGAATAAATTTGTTATGTTCTGTAGACCCCACTGGCCCACTAGAAGATTTTTCGGATCCTTTTTAAGCGAAAACGGTGACATGGTAATGTTTACTATTTTCTATAAAATAAATGAATATACATCAGGTCAAAACACAAGGCGAAAGATGCATGGATCGGTACGGGGATTTTGTATTTAAATGGTTGACTTATTAGGTGACAGTAACATACGCATTTGGATTGTCCTACGACTTAAAATACATTCTCGTAAAACAATTAAAGTCTATTGTAGCTACAATTATTTGTAAGAATTCTTGTTTAGTATCATGGTTTTTTCTGCAATCTTGGAGAGCAATGATATCCACCGAGTTTCGTGGAGCTCTCTAAACATGCTGACTATATTGtaaatctctctctctcagacATTTTCTTGGAGCTCTCTAAACATGCTTAGGGTTAGCCTGCTATATATATACCTGACGTTTATTTCAAACATTAGTCGGCGTGTTTAGGAAAGATTGCAGACATTTTTTTCTgcaaatctctctctctctctcatttcctaaaaacttttttttggtcattgaAGATTagcctttcttttttgctatGAAAATGTTTATATTATTGATTTTGCCTATgaaattgaatttttttaacgCGCTATATAGCCGCTGGGCCCCTTGCCTTCGAAACCCCACGACCGGCGCTGTGTAGGCCATAGCAACAAGAGCAGCAATCCAGACACATGGATCTGCAGTCTGCACCGTGCAAGCATCAGAGCCAAATCAACGTACAGTACAACCATTTGTATTTTCATTATGGTTCATAATGTTAGGTAatcgttttctttttgaatCAAATCTCGATCCAGAATTCCAGTGTGAGAATCCGAGATTTCCAGTCAACggcttctctccctctccaccgGTCCCGTACAGGTAAGGTACCTTTCTTTCGTTTTCTCCGTCTTCCTCCCCCGAGTCCTGACCTCCTGCTGACCTACCCAAGCAAGCTCCAATCCGACCCGCCGCTGTTCCCTACAGCTGCTGGCCGTGCCGTAGACTAGCgtcaccgccgacgccgacccTGCTTCGAAGCCCACCGCCTCTCGCACGTATCGCCGTCCCCGTTCTACCTCGTCGGCTCGTCGCGGCGTCTGCTGTCTCAACCTGTCCGCAATCTTGGCCATTGGTGAGCTTTTGTCATCCAGTCATTGGCTAAACCCCATCTGAATTCTGCAAATCTTGGGTGTGCCAGTGGCGCCCGATCTAGATCCGCCCCCTTTAGGACATTAGAGCGTAGCTCCGTTCCTCACATTGCATTTCTTTCAGTTGAAATCCAGTTCAGAATATTACCGGTAGAATAATCACACCTACAGGCCTAGGGGTATAGTTAATCTGCCATCTTTCCAGAGAAAGGTCAAAATGGATGTCCATGAGGCACAAATTTTGTTCCAGCTTGTTACAATCGTCTTAGGCAAGTTTGACCAAGCTAGTCAAATGATTGGTTCATAGCCACTGTTTAGGACTTTAGGCAtgctaaaaaaattagctATTTCTAACACGCAGGCATATGGGGTTGTTTCAAGAATCTCAAGATTTGCTTGTGCAAGCTTCTTTGTGACGTACTGACGGTGATGTTTCTCTTCGAGACAAATAAGGCAGAAATGTTTGGCAAACTTAGTGACTCTGACTCCAAGGCTGTGAACCTAACAAGCGATCAAGAAAATTAGTTAGCTTCACTGGTTGATTTAAGCTTTGGTGACTGtgatatatatactccctccgatccgttgtactaaatcaaagaCACTTatcatggatcggagggagtattatctTCTATTGCATAGTGTTCTACATTTGGATGCTGTTCTAGCCTGCTATATTTTCTTGATGACAAAAGTTTGAAGCTTTTCTTGCTTCAGTGAGCTTTGTATTTCCCATTCATCATGACGGAATCGCTCTTCGAGTATATGCAGTAGTTACCTTGTTCAATTGCACTTGGCATATTTCTGAATTGTGAAAAATTGTATAGGATCGTGGTTTCTGTAGTGCTCTATCTAAACTGTTTATTGATTTCAAATGTACTTTATTCTACATAACCAGATTAGATGCCACCAGATTTTCATGCTAATTTCTCATGTTTCGTCTGCCCAGCTGCTTCATGTGATGACATTCTTAGACCATCGTTTCCATTAGCTGTTACAACAAAGAGTTACAAAATGCTGAGAAGCTCCAAGTTTCTTCCTGTTGGTTCATCAACCGAACAACTATAGTATATATGAGGGGAGGTACTGTTTTCTTGAACCTGCTCATGAGCTTCGAGTGAGATGCCTATCAGATATTGGTTGCATGTCCCACTCTCATTTCATGAAAAGCATGATCATTGATCAGGAAAGGACCTCTGTAATGAAGAGTGTTTATCAGTAAAGGTCTCCTGGTAATGTTATTTTTCTTGGTTTAACTAAATTCATTTTTCTGTGTTCTGTAGGGAACTCAGATGATTTTTGCCGCTGCCAGGTGTGCCTTGGCAAGTACACACTACTTGGCgatgaagaaaacccaagGTTGGCAATGTTCGAAAGAAGCCTTCCCTTCTTTGGTTGTGGAATTGGATGGTGTTGGTGAGGCAGTCTATTCCTCCATTCTCTTGTTCCGTTCGTGTTTAATGTATTGAAGTTATTGCAGTTTTCTCTTAGGTTTCCTGTGCCCTTTAATTTGGTACATAGCAGCTCTTCTTTATTGCTGCAAGTACTACAACCGGGATCCTCGAGAACGTCCTGGGcttgctgcttctgctgttCTGGTTAGTTTTTTATTTGTCATCACACAACACTTACTAAGCAGATCACATCTATTTAGATCTAGTATATGAGTAACACGATAAATGTTATTTCATCCTACCCGTGTAAATAGTTAGTCCATCATTCATCTGTGCACATAATTATAACTCGCAATAGTGATGCATTGAACTCGGTACTAATTAATTTGCAGTGAGGTAGGCGACAGAGAAGCTGGCTCTCGCGACTAGGTAGGCGACTAGGGcttccacgccgccgccaccccggcgccggcgtccacTTCCCCGACGAAGGCCACTCCGGCCCCGTCGGCCACCTCCCTTCCTTCCGCCCTTCCTCCCAGCCTCCGTTTCTCCCGCTCCCTTCTCCCCTCTCGGCTCCCCGTGCTCTCAGCGCGCGATGGAGGCCACCCCGACGGCGAGCCCTCGCCCCTCCACCATGGAGCGGCGCTGGAGGGAGGCGAGCCCGTCTTCGGACAGCAGCGACTCCGGCCGGTCGTACTGCGAGGTGCTGCGCAGTGGAAGCCCGCCGGTCAAGAACTCGGTGGAGAGGCAGGTGGAGCGCGCGCCACCTGTTCGACAGATTGCTTCTGTGGTGGTGcagccagcggcggcgccgactgGTGTGGATTCGGTCGAGGCGGACGGTGCCTGGAACCGTgtgggcaagaagaagaagaggcgtCGCCCCCTAGCGCCTCTCCCGGCGATGTCGGTCCGGCAGCTCCTGCCGCAGGAGCTCTCCGGGCGATGCTTCAACTGCTTGGGGGAGGATCATGTGGCGGCCCTTTGCCCGAACCCCACGGTGTGCCTCCGCTGCAAGGGGGAGGGGCATGTCGCGCGCCTCTGTTCGGAGTGTCGCAGCTCCTCGGGCTCATCGCCGGCGAGACGGGTCAGGGGACCCCCGCCGCCCGTTGTTGCGGCTCTTGCTGGGGAGCATTCCTTGATCCCTGGTGGCCGTCGGCCTGGCGTGGCCCTGCTGGCGCGACTCGGGCCGGCGGTGAGGCTGTcgcaggcggcggtggccaagGTGTCGGCACGGACGGCCGCGGCTGCTCCTTCTCGACATGTGGCGCGTGCTTCGGCTGCTGGCCCGCGGCGCCTGCGCTGGCGGTCGCCGCGGTGGTTTCGACGCGGGCGGCAGGGGTGGCGCCTGTGGCAGAGGAGGCTGGGGCAACCGCCGGGGTCTCGGCGCGGACGCGGCCTCTGGTACCCGCTGTCCAGTCGCAGGATGTCGTGGCGCCGGGTGCTGGCCTGCCCCAAACGATGCCTTCCTCAATTGCGCTGCCCTGGGGTGCGGCGTCGGCGCGTTCGAGGGTGGAGACCTGCATCGTCCAGCGAACCCGTGCCAttgacgatgaggaggagacTCTGTAGTGAAGCCTTGTGGTTCGGTCATCGGCAACCGTTTCCCGGCGTTGGAGGGCTCGTTCTCCACCCACCGCTTCTAGCCAGATGATTTTCTAGTGGTTTTCCGGTCCCGTGAGGGCCGGGATGCGGTGCTGGCTGCAGAGGTGATTGGAGGCCGTGGCTTCAATCTCAGCTTCGCGCCATGGAATAGGTTTCGTTAGGCGGTGGGACGGTCGCAGCTGTTTCGGGTTCACCTTGAACTTGAAGGCATTCCGCCCCATACTTGGAGCGTGGAAGCTGCTGCCTCTGTGTTGGGGTTGGCATGTTCGATTGAGAGGTTGGGGACGGACACTGCGAACCAGGTGGATATGGGCCGGTTTTGGGTCTTCGCGTGGACGGCGAAACATGATCCCAAAGGAGAAACTCTACCAGGTCGTCGAGCCACCGGCACCGGTGGAGGAAGATGTGGATGACGACTTGAGGGTGCCTCCGGAGCAGATGGTTCCGCAGGTGGTGGACCTGCTCGAGTACAAGGTCCTCATTCACTTGCTTCAagtggaggaggtgggggagtCGATAGACTGCTCGTCGCGCGGCGATTGGGTGTCGGACGACGACAGTGATGGTGGTGCTCCGGGGTACTACCCGGGGACGGGTCGGCAGGCACGTGGGCCGCGGCGGAACTCTTTAGAGTGCTCGCGCGGGCGTGTTGACAGTGACGACGTCGGCGACCACCCGGGGCCACACGTGGATGCTGGCCGCAGGGTGCAGGCTGGGGCAAACACAGTGGTCGGCCAGTCCCGCCTCTCGGCGACGGCACCGGCGTTTGTTCCGCGGCCGGCCTCTCCTCTGGAGACAGAGGCCTGCTTTCTTCTCCCGGAGCGTGGGGATGTGGAGGCAGGGGGGCATTGGGACCCGATGCGCCTTGAGGCGTCCCTTTCTTCCCTTTCGGCGGTGATTGACGTCGGTCTGGAGGGGTCCTCCTCCCCTGCTGTGGACGACGGGCTGGAGGGATCTTCCTCACCTGCGGTGGAGCAAGACCCGACGGGCCCTCTTACCCGGCTGCGAGCTCAGCCTGGAGGCTGGAGAGGTCGGCGGGGTGCTGGACCTTGGATGAGACGGAGTTCTCTTCTGCGCGGGTGGTGGGCACGCTTTCTCCGCCTTGATCTGCTCAGCCGAGCTTGAGCATGTTCGGGGTCAGCgtgtcgccggcgccggcaacaCCGGGAGAGGATTTGCGGTTGGTGGAGGAAGGGCAGGCGGTTGAGCTCTTTCGGACTGTCGTCCGACGCCCGATGACTCAGATACTGCCCAAGCCTCCGGCGAGACGTGCGAGGCGACGGGTAACGACGTCGTCATCTCCTTGGCGCGCACTTGGCCGCAAGCCGGGGGCTGGTGTTAAGAGGCAGCAACAGGTGTTGATTCGGTGTCTTGGGCTGGCACGGGAGGGTGAGCGCATTGGCGATGAGGCCTTGCAAGCCTACCTGCGCCTCTTCGAGCAGCCCTTGAGCTCAGAGCACCTGGGGGCCATCATGGCACTTTTTGGATGGGAGTTCCAGGCCCTTCCTCTGGAGGAGGGTGAAGGAGTGGTGGCTGCGAGCGGATAGCTCACGAGGAGCCATTTTGGGCCTTAGGCCGGTGGTGGGTGGGCTTGTATATGGCTTCTACGACTTTGAATTTATTGGTGTGGAATGTACGTGGCTTAAACTCTAGAGCTAAACGTACAGCGGTTCGCCAAGTGGTGGCCTCGTCGAGGGCTAATGTTGTAGGGATTCAGGAATCTAAATTAAACGTGGTTACTCGTTACATGGTGGAGGAGTGTTTGGGCCCGGGgtttgattcttttttctttctcccggCGGATGGCACTTGTGGAGGGATTGTTGTGGCTTGGAAGAGTGGTGGAGTCACTATTTCGAACCCACACCTCTTCGACAATGCGGTCACGGCTTTTTTCCAAGATGGACAGAGGCAAGTTGGTGGTTCACGGTGGTCTACGGGCCGCAGAGTGATGAGGACAAGGTGCTCTTCTTGCAAGAGCTTAGGGATATTCGTGATCTTCATGTTGGGCCGTGGATCTTGGCTGGGGACTTCAATCTTATTGTCGACCCTAGTGACCTCAAGGCTCTCTACTTGAATGGCCGGAGGTTCACGTGGTCGAATGAGAGGGAGCACGCGACCTTGGAGAAATTGGACAGGGTCTTCGCCTCCGTGGATTGGGAGTCTAGCTACCCGGACTCCTTCCTCTCTGCTCTTAGCACTGCGACTTCGGATCACAGCCCACTACTCCTCTCGTTGGAGGCCCAATTGTTGAGGGGCCGTAGATTCATCTTCCAAAGCTTTTGGCCCAAAGTGGATGGATTCATGGATGTGGTTCAGGAGTCTTGGAACGCTGGGCCGGCGATTGGTAACCCCTTCAAGAGGGTGGATGTGAGACTGCGGGCGGTGGCAAAACGGCTCCAAAGCTGGAGCGACCGTTTTGTGGGGAACACAAAACAACAGATCCTTGTGGCCACGGAGGTCATTTTCCGCTTCGATGTGGCGATGGAGAGCCGTTCACTGTCTACGGAGGAGAGGGCGTTGAGGTGGGCCCTCAAGAAGAAGCTCCTTGGCCTGGCTTCTTTGGAGAGGACGATGGCGAGGCAGAGGTCGCGGCTGCTCTGGTTGAAGGAGGGGGATGCCTGTACTAGATTTTTTCACCTACAGGCTAGCCACCGCCGGAGGAAGAACTTCATTTCGCAGCTTCTAGTGGAtggggtggtggtgtcggACCATGAGGCCAAAGCGATGGCGGTGGATGATTTTTTCTCCTCCCTTCTTGGTGCCGCCCCGCACCATGGTTTCACGCTGGACCTCGAGGCTCTTGGTGTTCCCACCTGTGATCTAACGAGCCTCGAGGCCGACTTTACGGAGGAAGAGATTTGGGCCGTGGTCAAGTCCATGGAGCTGGACAAGGCGCCGGGGCCGGTTGGCTTCTCTGGGCGCTTCTATGTGGTCTGCTGGGATATTATCAAGCAGGATGTGGTCGATGTGTTTCGGGCTATGGCTAGGCTCGATGTCAGGGGGATGGAGGCCATTAACAGGGCGTTCATCACCCTCCTTCCGAAGCGGCTAGATGCGAAGGAGGTTCGGGATTTTCGTCCAGTGAGCCTCATTCATAGCATGGCGAAGCTGTTCGCCAAGGTGGTGACGACGAGGGTGGCGGCCCACCTCCCGCGCTTGGTGGGCCCTCATCAGAGCGCTTTCGTTAAGGGCTGGTGCCTGCATGATAACTTCATGCTGGTCCAAGGCACGGGGAGGCGGTTGCACAGTGCGAGGATTGATGCCGTTCTTCTCAAGCTTGACATCACGAAGGCGTTCGACACTGTGGATTGGGGGTTCCTCCTTGAGACTCTTGAGAGGAGGGGCTTTGGACCTCGCTTCAGGTCATGGATCTGTGGGCTTCTCTCGACGGCCACCACTCGAGTGCTCATGAATGGGATCCCCGGCGACCCTATTGATCATAGGCGTGGACTTCGGCAAGGGGACCCCCTGTCGCCGATGTTGTTCATCCTGGTGATGGACATCCTCCACGGCCTTTtcgagaaggcggcggcggagggtgTGCTCTCCCGTTTGGCGAAGCGTGGGTTTCGCCATCGTACCTCCATCTTTGCGGATGATGTGGTCACCTTCCTGCGACCCACTCGGAAGGACCTTTTGGCCTGCTCAGCCATCATTAGTGACTTCGGCATGGCGTCGGGGCTACGCACGAACTTTTCTAAGTGCTCGGCCCACCTCATTCGTTGTTTCCAGGAACAAGGCGAGCTTGTTGCCTCCTTGTTCCAATGCGAAGTGGGCAGCTTTCCTTGCACATACTTGGGGCTTCCGCTTGGGGTCCGCAAGGTCACAGCTAACCAGTTGAACTCCGTGGTGGACAAGGTGGGGAGTAAGGTGGCGGCGTGGAAGGCTCCTCTTCTTTCGAAGGGTGGCCGACTGGTGCTCGTGAAATCCACCTTAGCGGCCATTCCGGTCTATTCGATGATGTCCATGGATCTTCTCGGGAAGGTTTTGAAGGGCGTGGAAAAGCTTTGTAGGGGTTTCTTGTGGAAGGGGCGTAAGGAGGCGCATGGTGGGCATTGCCTTGTTGCTTGGGACAAGGTATGCAAGCCGAAGGAGCTAGGTGGATTGGGAATTCCCAATCTCGGCTATCTCAATGCGGCATTGAGGGTTAGGTGGCTGTGGTTGGACAAGGTGGATGATTCGAAACCTTGGAAGGAGTTCGCCGTCACAACCACGGGGCTGGCCAATGACATCTTCGAGGCGGCAACTTCTTCCCGGGTGGGTGATGGCCGTGGGACCCTCTTCTGGACCGATAGGTGGCTCGATGGTTGCCGGATCCGGGACGAGTTTCCGTCTTTGGCGGCTGTGGTGCGCCCCCGGTTGTTACACACGAGGACCGTTCGCGATGGTGTTCATGGCGCTTGGCTCATGGATGTGGGGCTGGATCTTGGGGAGGAAGCGATCAGCGAGTTCCTTGTCCTCTGGACTCGGCTTCAGGGGTTTCATTTGGAGGAGAATGTGGAGGATTCCCTGGTGTGGAACTGGTCGAAAGATGGGGTCTATTCGGCGAGGTCAGCGTACCGGAATCTGTTCGCGGGCAAAACGGTGGAGCCCCTGGCGAGGCAGATCTGGGGCTCTCGGGCGCCGGGCAAGTGCAAATTCTTTGCCTGGCTGGCGGCAAATGACCGATGTTGGACGGCGGATCGGCTTGAAAGGCGAGGGCTTCCCCACCCCTCGCGTTGCCCCCTCTGCGATCTGGAGCCGGA
The Brachypodium distachyon strain Bd21 chromosome 2, Brachypodium_distachyon_v3.0, whole genome shotgun sequence genome window above contains:
- the LOC100824901 gene encoding 60S ribosomal protein L18a-like protein isoform X1, whose product is MRGGNSDDFCRCQVCLGKYTLLGDEENPRLAMFERSLPFFGCGIGWCCFLLGFLCPLIWYIAALLYCCKYYNRDPRERPGLAASAVLATIFTAATIVALSVLLIMCVNKRFLNSCAS
- the LOC100824901 gene encoding uncharacterized protein LOC100824901 isoform X2; the encoded protein is MRGGNSDDFCRCQVCLGKYTLLGDEENPSFLLGFLCPLIWYIAALLYCCKYYNRDPRERPGLAASAVLATIFTAATIVALSVLLIMCVNKRFLNSCAS